One Oryza sativa Japonica Group chromosome 8, ASM3414082v1 DNA window includes the following coding sequences:
- the LOC4346098 gene encoding uncharacterized protein, giving the protein MYSDSVSGRKRSVMDRLGSGGGGGGGGGGGGGGGGGGSRPRPDSVKRFRQADGTWRRELYMDSVGVQSSSGVPSRNIQGNQKPHLQQNTQVMRKSSVPDLREKLSGVQRPQLNSTVQIPKSVPEISTSAKPVQKREPVQKREPPVNAALPATKKVNEPSAPKQCQEKTDSSLDRLLKSLDVEKYSINFQAEEVDMKALLHMNEEDMKSLGIPMGPRKKILSALASKKKKLSKSLPTS; this is encoded by the exons atgtaCTCCGATAGTGTCTCCGGGCGGAAGCGCTCCGTCATGGACCGCCTCGGatcgggcggcggtggcggtggcggtggcggtggcggtggcggtggaggcggcggaggctctCGCCCGCGGCCTGACTCCGTGAAGAG GTTTCGTCAGGCAGATGGGACTTGGAGACGTGAACTTTATATGGACTCTGTGGGAGTTCAAAGTTCAT CTGGAGTTCCTTCCAGAAATATCCAAGGAAACCAGAAACCACATTTGCAGCAAAACACTCAGGTTATGAGGAAATCATCAGTTCCAGATCTTCGTGAAAAATTGTCTGGAGTTCAGCGGCCTCAGTTGAATAGTACTGTACAGATCCCAAAGTCTGTACCGGAGATATCAACGAGCGCTAAACCTGTTCAAAAGAGGGAACCTGTCCAAAAGAGGGAACCCCCTGTTAATGCGGCCCTTCCTGCTACTAAGAAAGTGAACGAACCATCTGCACCAAAGCAATGCCAGGAAAAG ACTGATTCCTCTCTTGATAGATTACTGAAGTCTCTTGATGTAGAGAAGTACTCAATAAATTTTCAGGCTGAAGAG GTTGATATGAAGGCTCTGCTTCACATGAATGAGGAAGACATGAAGTCTTTAGGAATTCCAATG GGGCCTCGGAAAAAGATATTGTCAGCATTGGCttccaagaagaagaaattaTCAAAATCATTACCTACCAGTTGA
- the LOC4346097 gene encoding RPM1-interacting protein 4 isoform X2, translated as MAQQKKNAHVPKFGNWDNGGNVPYTVYFENARKGKVAAAGKMFNPNDPVDNPEAFSSSIAAPSPSRAPPPPPSHHERAPSDAPPPPPPAPYAGGSPYHRHAAGGGETPPARRGGGRTSGGGGSSYSVEHSPSPSPLHPYSDSGSGSYGGGLVANSRAKGGGGGAPRGNETPTRGSAVPRFGDWDSNPASADGYTHIFNKVREEKQTGQAAGKPAAGLGKGGAAAAGHGNAAKRYHDDDFASTKCSCFGWCK; from the exons ATGGCG cagcagaagaagaacgCGCACGTGCCGAAATTCGGCAACTGGGACAATGGCGGCAACGTGCCGTACACCGTCTACTTCGAGAACGCGCGCAAGggcaaggtcgccgccgccggcaagatGTTCAACCCCAACGACCCCGTCGACAACCCGgaggccttctcctcctccatcgccgcgccatcgccgagccgagcccctcctcctccgccgtcccACCACGAGCGCGCCCCgagcgacgcgccgccgccgccgccgccggccccctACGCCGGCGGCTCGCCGTACCACCGCCACGCCGCTGGTGGTGGCGAGACGCCGCCGGCAagaagaggaggcgggcggacaagcggcggcggcgggtcgtcGTACAGCGTCGagcactcgccgtcgccgtcgccgctgcaccCCTACTCCGACAGCGGGAGCGGCAgctacggcggcggcctcgtcgccaACTCCCGCgccaagggcggcggcggcggcgccccgcgCGGCAACGAGACA CCGACGAGGGGGTCGGCGGTGCCGCGGTTCGGCGACTGGGACTCGAACCCGGCGTCGGCGGACGGCTACACGCACATCTTCAACAAGGTGAGGGAGGAGAAGCAGACCGGCCAGGCCGCCgggaagccggcggcggggctcggcaagggcggcgccgccgccgccggccacggcaACGCCGCCAAGCGATACCACGACGACGACTTCGCCTCCACG AAGTGCTCCTGCTTTGGATGGTGCAAATAG
- the LOC107276681 gene encoding uncharacterized protein has product MSTASTARSRKRAHDGSRQKVDVINLETTAPVVNTGSQHEALILRGTRTSPIDVEALDDKRRSRKIMRRSVAVVDPEKDTGPGGYGVAGAIFSRGRNFQGAVHVICLSPDREEGTSKPKNVAQTSTTHAKVAPKEPTFTCPVCLNKLDKPSTTNCGHIFCEKCIQAWLKAQKKCPTCRKSLGIKSFHRVYLPTPADYD; this is encoded by the exons ATGAGTACTGCAAGTACTGCACGCTCTAGGAAGCGAGCCCATGATGGATCCAGACAAAAAGTTGATGTTATAAACTTGGAAACAACTGCTCCAGTGGTGAACACTGGGAGCCAGCATGAGGCTCTGATCCTTAGGGGTACACGGACCTCACCCATCGATGTTGAAGCTCTAGATGATAAA AGGAGGAGCAGAAAAATTATGAGGCGCTCTGTGGCTGTAGTGGATCCGGAGAAGGATACTGGTCCGGGAG GTTATGGCGTTGCTGGAGCTATATTTTCCCGGGGCAGAAATTTTCAGGGTGCTGTACATGTTATATGCCTTTCTCCAGATAGGGAAGAAGGGACCAGCAAG CCGAAAAATGTGGCCCAAACCAGTACGACGCATGCCAAGGTTGCTCCAAAGGAACCAACCTTTACCTGTCCTGTGTGTCTGAACAAACTGGACAAGCCATCCACGACAAATTGCGGTCATATCTTCTGCGAGAAATGCATCCAGGCATGGCTCAAGGCTCAGAAGAAATGCCCTACTTGTAGGAAGAGTCTAGGGATCAAGAGCTTCCATCGTGTTTACCTCCCTACTCCTGCTGATTATGATTAA
- the LOC112939851 gene encoding ubiquitin carboxyl-terminal hydrolase 2-like: MLDSADSTKVEQISHSKDAIGGPLQTRKDKVQGKVVDALPQKVLCDAKVDGMDAATADSRIPEDRASPSFVSPLSEENALIASGSDVKINDSAVQPEVSTEAKMTASSAKVTTKDKGKTQISDVVYDKAHDINSLASIEKCLELYLETEEREWACENCSKVVEKPGIMSSTKEDTTAGDQSEQSEKSAYQVEENQNEQKDKNECPIQTRLIRKLPPVLTIHLMRYLEDFKKVIGHVSFKEILDVGQFIQDSEFEGYSMQDSQQIAERGDSHSLASELEDVVTVKTSEPLKVGKLCTHVLN, translated from the coding sequence ATGCTTGATTCTGCAGATTCTACCAAAGTGGAACAGATATCTCATAGCAAGGATGCTATAGGTGGTCCTTTGCAGACTAGAAAGGATAAGGTCCAAGGAAAGGTTGTTGATGCTCTTCCTCAGAAAGTGTTGTGTGATGCCAAAGTTGATGGAATggatgcagcaacagcagattCCCGCATTCCAGAAGATCGTGCTTCACCATCATTTGTTTCTCCACTAAGCGAAGAGAATGCACTGATAGCATCAGGCAGTGATGTAAAGATAAATGACAGTGCTGTTCAACCAGAAGTTAGTACAGAAGCCAAGATGACCGCCTCCTCAGCAAAAGTTACTACAAAAGACAAGGGGAAAACTCAGATTAGCGATGTTGTTTATGACAAGGCACATGATATCAACTCTCTTGCATCGATTGAGAAATGCTTGGAATTGTATCTTGAAACAGAGGAGAGAGAATGGGCCTGTGAGAACTGCTCCAAAGTTGTTGAGAAGCCAGGCATCATGTCAAGTACCAAGGAGGACACAACAGCTGGAGACCAGAGTGAACAGTCAGAGAAGAGTGCATACCAAGTGGAAGAAAACCAAAATGAGCAGaaagataagaatgaatgtccCATTCAAACACGTCTTATTCGCAAGTTGCCACCTGTATTAACCATTCATCTGATGAGATATTTGGAGGATTTTAAGAAGGTGATAGGACATGTGAGCTTTAAGGAAATCCTTGATGTGGGGCAGTTCATACAGGACTCAGAGTTTGAAGGCTATTCTATGCAAGACAGCCAACAAATTGCTGAAAGAGGTGATTCTCATAGTCTTGCTTCAGAATTGGAAGATGTGGTCACGGTGAAAACATCAGAGCCTTTGAAAGTTGGTAAGTTATGCACTCATGTGCTGAACTAA
- the LOC4346097 gene encoding RPM1-interacting protein 4 isoform X1, whose protein sequence is MAQQQKKNAHVPKFGNWDNGGNVPYTVYFENARKGKVAAAGKMFNPNDPVDNPEAFSSSIAAPSPSRAPPPPPSHHERAPSDAPPPPPPAPYAGGSPYHRHAAGGGETPPARRGGGRTSGGGGSSYSVEHSPSPSPLHPYSDSGSGSYGGGLVANSRAKGGGGGAPRGNETPTRGSAVPRFGDWDSNPASADGYTHIFNKVREEKQTGQAAGKPAAGLGKGGAAAAGHGNAAKRYHDDDFASTKCSCFGWCK, encoded by the exons ATGGCG cagcagcagaagaagaacgCGCACGTGCCGAAATTCGGCAACTGGGACAATGGCGGCAACGTGCCGTACACCGTCTACTTCGAGAACGCGCGCAAGggcaaggtcgccgccgccggcaagatGTTCAACCCCAACGACCCCGTCGACAACCCGgaggccttctcctcctccatcgccgcgccatcgccgagccgagcccctcctcctccgccgtcccACCACGAGCGCGCCCCgagcgacgcgccgccgccgccgccgccggccccctACGCCGGCGGCTCGCCGTACCACCGCCACGCCGCTGGTGGTGGCGAGACGCCGCCGGCAagaagaggaggcgggcggacaagcggcggcggcgggtcgtcGTACAGCGTCGagcactcgccgtcgccgtcgccgctgcaccCCTACTCCGACAGCGGGAGCGGCAgctacggcggcggcctcgtcgccaACTCCCGCgccaagggcggcggcggcggcgccccgcgCGGCAACGAGACA CCGACGAGGGGGTCGGCGGTGCCGCGGTTCGGCGACTGGGACTCGAACCCGGCGTCGGCGGACGGCTACACGCACATCTTCAACAAGGTGAGGGAGGAGAAGCAGACCGGCCAGGCCGCCgggaagccggcggcggggctcggcaagggcggcgccgccgccgccggccacggcaACGCCGCCAAGCGATACCACGACGACGACTTCGCCTCCACG AAGTGCTCCTGCTTTGGATGGTGCAAATAG